Sequence from the [Bacteroides] pectinophilus genome:
AAGCTCTGTCTGTACGGCATTTACCTGATAAAATGACTTAGGCGATATGCGGTAGGTTATTCCGCAGAGCGTATCTTCTATATACCCGCTTCCGTATTCCGTATACTGTCTGTCGCCGAGAATCATGCTCGTACGCCTGTTATTAATATTTATGACAACAGATGTTATCTCAGGACATTCCCTGATGAGTTCACGTATAAAATTCTTCTTGGATGGGAAAAATGTCGATGCCATTACAAGAATAACAAGAATCTGACCGCTTTTGTGCCCTGTTCTTATGAGAACATGACGCAGAAGTCCCGTACCGTTACGTTCATCATATATCTTAAGGCCAAAATCGCCTGCCAGCCGGCGTATTACTTCTATTATTGCTTTGGCACGTGTATCTTCAATAAGGCAGGCAGTATTGTCTACAATCCTGTGGCTTGATTCCTCATAACTTCCGCATATTATATTGTTGTATCTGTCACGGCCGAATGCCGCATGAACCTTGTTACGGTAATGATATGGCTTGTCCATGCCGATTATACGTGATACACTGCCGTATGAGGAGAGAAGTTTCTGCTCGTATTCCTGCTTTTTATCAAGCTGCTCTTTATATGCAATTCCCTGATAGGCGCAGCCTCCGCAGCGTGCTGCATGCGGACATACTTCAGCCGGCTTTGCCTGCTTTCTGCCTCGGTTTTGTGCAGGGGAGTGTGCACGATTGCATGGGGAATTATGTGATGAT
This genomic interval carries:
- the rlmD gene encoding 23S rRNA (uracil(1939)-C(5))-methyltransferase RlmD, with amino-acid sequence MTSSHNSPCNRAHSPAQNRGRKQAKPAEVCPHAARCGGCAYQGIAYKEQLDKKQEYEQKLLSSYGSVSRIIGMDKPYHYRNKVHAAFGRDRYNNIICGSYEESSHRIVDNTACLIEDTRAKAIIEVIRRLAGDFGLKIYDERNGTGLLRHVLIRTGHKSGQILVILVMASTFFPSKKNFIRELIRECPEITSVVININNRRTSMILGDRQYTEYGSGYIEDTLCGITYRISPKSFYQVNAVQTELLYTKAIELARLTGSETVIDAYSGIGTIGMTVAGHVRKVISVETNTDAVKDARRNAKANNISNIDIYADDAGRFMRRMADNNETCDVIFMDPPRAGSDKVFLNSILKLMPSKVIYISCCPETLARDLAVLARRAYRVAAIQPVDMFPWTSGIETIVCLERR